In one window of Leguminivora glycinivorella isolate SPB_JAAS2020 chromosome 10, LegGlyc_1.1, whole genome shotgun sequence DNA:
- the LOC125230076 gene encoding larval cuticle protein LCP-17-like yields MKFLVAFALAVACVHADVSHVVHSVDQTAQVLKSDADVRPDGYNYAYETSNGIQAQAEGVVQDVNSEYPKQVVRGSYSYQGDDGQVYTVNYVADENGFQPQGAHLPVAPAVPEAIARSLEYIRTHAAPEVVRSAPVVTPVVTAPVVTAPVVTAARAVVAPARVVAAASANFRKNQQFGRF; encoded by the exons ATG AAATTCCTAGTCGCCTTCGCCCTGGCCGTGGCCTGCGTCCACGCTGACGTCTCCCACGTGGTTCACTCCGTAGACCAGACCGCCCAGGTCCTCAAATCTGACGCTGACGTCCGTCCTGATGGCTACAACTATGCCTATGAGACCAGCAACGGCATCCAGGCTCAAGCTGAAGGTGTTGTCCAGGACGTGAACTCG gaATACCCCAAGCAAGTTGTCCGCGGCTCCTACAGCTACCAGGGAGATGATGGCCAGGTCTACACCGTCAACTACGTCGCTGACGAGAACGGATTCCAGCCCCAG ggCGCCCACCTTCCCGTAGCCCCAGCAGTTCCTGAGGCCATCGCCCGCTCCCTGGAGTACATCCGCACCCACGCCGCCCCTGAGGTCGTCCGCTCCGCCCCCGTCGTCACCCCCGTAGTCACCGCCCCCGTAGTAACCGCCCCTGTAGTCACCGCCGCCCGCGCCGTTGTCGCCCCCGCTCGCGTCGTCGCCGCCGCCTCTGCTAACTTCAGAAAGAACCAGCAGTTCGGCCGCTTCTAA
- the LOC125230431 gene encoding uncharacterized protein LOC125230431, with protein sequence MPVRTKGTVYKTAIRPAILYGTETWAAKNVHTQKLHTAEMRMLRWSSGVTLKDKVRNEYIRGSLKVDPITDKLAETRLRWYGHVMRRPEDFVVKKCLSIATSKRGSGRPLATWLTTVQRDMKTLSLQCNDAYDRNKWRDMIKKADPV encoded by the coding sequence CCAGTAAGAACGAAAGGCACAGTTTACAAGACTGCAATAAGGCCGGCTATTCTATATGGCACTGAAACATGGGCTGCCAAAAACGTACACACTCAGAAGCTCCACACCGCTGAAATGCGCATGCTGAGATGGTCGAGCGGGGTCACGCTAAAAGACAAAGTTCGCAACGAATACATCCGAGGTAGTCTAAAGGTGGACCCGATCACCGATAAACTCGCAGAGACCAGACTCAGGTGGTATGGTCATGTCATGCGCAGACCAGAAGATTTTGTCGTGAAGAAGTGCCTTTCCATCGCAACAAGCAAAAGGGGAAGCGGTAGACCGCTAGCCACATGGCTAACGACTGTCCAGAGGGACATGAAAACTCTATCATTACAATGCAATGACGCATATGACCGCAACAAATGGCGTGACATGATTAAGAAAGCCGACCCCGTGTAA